DNA from Acidobacteriota bacterium:
ACCTGCGCCCCAACGCGGTGAATCCCATCACCGGCAAGAACTCCGGCAACAACGTCGGCGTCAACGCCCCGTTCTTTCACTTCCACCAATGGGCGGAGCCGTACACGCGCGTCCGGGTGATGCTCAAGGGCGGCGGCAGCGAGAACGTGGGCGCCCAGTACCGGCTCCCCGACACGAGCATCGGTGCCGGTCGCGACCTGAAAGGGATCAAGAAGTGCATCCTGGACGCCGTGCTCAAGGCGCAGGGGTTCGGCTGCTCGCCGGGGGCCATCCGCGTCGGGATCGGCGGCGACCGGATGACGTCGTACCTGCTGTCCAAGGAGCAGTTCTTCCGCCGGCTGGGCTCCGTCAACGAGGACGCGACCTTGGCCCGGATGGAGACGGAACTCTGCGGCAAGCTCAACGAGCTGAACATCGGCCCCATGGGGTTCGGCGGCAAAACCACCGTTCTGGGCGTGCACATCGGCGCCCAACACCGCCACCCGGCCACCTTCTTCGTGGCCATCACCTACATGTGCTGGGCGTACCGGCGCAAGACCATGACCATCCGCGACGGGGAGGTGCGCTATGAAGATTAGGCTCCAGACGCCGATTTCGGAAGCGGACATCCTGAAGCTGAAGGTGGGCGACGAGGTGGAGCTCAACGGCACCATGGTTCTGGCCCGCGACATGGGGCACAAATGCATGGTGGAGGAAAAGCCTGACTTCATCCGGCCCTTCCTGGCCGGCGGGATCATCTATCACTGCGGCCCGGTGGTGCGCAAGGACGAGGCCGGCGGGTGGCATTTCGTGGCCGCCGGTCCCACCACCTCCAGCCGCGAGGAGCCTTACCAAGCCGATGTCATCGGCGAGTACGGCGTGCGCGCCGTCCTGGGCAAGGGCGGGATGAAGGAGAAGACCCGCGCCGGCCTCATGCAGCACAAGGCCGTCTACCTGCATGCCGTGGGCGGGGCAGGGACGTTGCTGGCGCG
Protein-coding regions in this window:
- a CDS encoding fumarate hydratase, whose amino-acid sequence is LRPNAVNPITGKNSGNNVGVNAPFFHFHQWAEPYTRVRVMLKGGGSENVGAQYRLPDTSIGAGRDLKGIKKCILDAVLKAQGFGCSPGAIRVGIGGDRMTSYLLSKEQFFRRLGSVNEDATLARMETELCGKLNELNIGPMGFGGKTTVLGVHIGAQHRHPATFFVAITYMCWAYRRKTMTIRDGEVRYED
- a CDS encoding fumarate hydrolyase: MKIRLQTPISEADILKLKVGDEVELNGTMVLARDMGHKCMVEEKPDFIRPFLAGGIIYHCGPVVRKDEAGGWHFVAAGPTTSSREEPYQADVIGEYGVRAVLGKGGMKEKTRAGLMQHKAVYLHAVGGAGTLLARRVVRIMDVFKLEEFGTPEAFWVIEVKDFPAVVTMDAHGGSLHDDVLKDSTARAKGLLD